The Lacrimispora xylanolytica genome has a segment encoding these proteins:
- a CDS encoding FHA domain-containing protein, whose amino-acid sequence MGRKKALKIGFDIAILVSVACITFLIIYRGGYPLWLKVLILLFGLSAAADLTLLLGGRGSVREYERAVSSHSLKAGQLVLLDEHDKPLKSWDLAGRTALIIGKKNDQEDVDVDLTECEYGTFIDDLHGVLNYCLDSWYMEDLGSTNGIKIKKVEDGGCYKVTNRPCKVSAGDVIYVANTRLLLT is encoded by the coding sequence ATGGGACGGAAAAAAGCATTAAAAATCGGTTTTGATATTGCTATTTTAGTCAGCGTGGCATGTATTACTTTCCTGATTATCTACCGTGGAGGCTACCCCTTGTGGCTGAAAGTCCTGATTCTTTTATTCGGCCTGTCCGCCGCCGCAGATTTAACACTTCTCCTTGGAGGGAGAGGGTCTGTGAGGGAATATGAAAGGGCAGTCTCATCCCATTCTTTAAAGGCAGGTCAGCTGGTGCTTTTAGATGAACATGACAAACCTTTAAAATCCTGGGATCTGGCTGGAAGAACGGCTCTTATCATTGGAAAGAAGAATGACCAGGAGGACGTGGATGTAGACCTGACGGAATGCGAATACGGTACCTTCATCGATGATCTGCATGGGGTACTAAATTACTGTCTGGATTCCTGGTATATGGAGGATTTAGGTTCGACCAATGGAATTAAGATTAAAAAGGTAGAAGATGGCGGCTGTTATAAGGTAACGAACCGGCCATGCAAAGTTTCGGCGGGAGATGTGATTTATGTTGCCAATACCCGCCTCTTACTGACATAA